In Zunongwangia profunda SM-A87, the following proteins share a genomic window:
- a CDS encoding sugar porter family MFS transporter — translation MNKIVLWSLCAAFAGFLFGFDTVVISGAEKQLQQIWHSSDAFHGTYVIGMALWGTVAGAVFGGIPTNALGRKKSLFFIGILYVISALGSALVDDPITFGIFRFIGGLGVGASTIAAPAYISEIAPEKDRGRLVAFYQFNIVLGMLAAYASNYLLRDSGSEPWRWMVGMEALPALIYTFLVLVIPQSPRWLIAQGKIEKARSILSKIDTSKNLDDKIAEIKRQADHGKSSHETIFMKKYRKPLILAFLIAFFNQFSGINALLYYAPRIFEEAGLEESASLLSSIGVGVTNIIFTFMALFLIDRLGRRTLMFIGSIGYIISLSMVSAAFFLDWGGMSVPIFIFIFIAAHAIGQGSVIWVFISEIFPNHLRASGQAFGSSTHWVLAAIIPSLVPVLFGSIGPGWVFACFAFMMVLQLLYVKFMMPETKGKSLEDLGLGLSAAEE, via the coding sequence ATGAATAAAATAGTACTCTGGTCACTTTGTGCCGCATTTGCAGGATTTCTATTTGGTTTTGATACCGTAGTAATTTCGGGAGCTGAAAAGCAATTGCAACAAATCTGGCATAGCTCTGATGCGTTTCATGGCACCTATGTAATTGGTATGGCATTGTGGGGCACGGTAGCCGGAGCGGTTTTTGGAGGTATTCCTACCAATGCCCTGGGAAGAAAAAAGAGTTTATTTTTTATTGGGATATTATATGTAATTTCTGCATTAGGATCTGCTTTGGTAGATGACCCTATTACTTTCGGGATTTTCAGATTTATTGGCGGATTGGGAGTTGGAGCTTCCACCATCGCGGCACCAGCTTATATTTCTGAAATCGCTCCTGAAAAAGACCGGGGTCGCCTGGTTGCTTTCTATCAGTTCAATATTGTATTAGGAATGCTTGCGGCTTATGCGTCGAATTATCTTTTACGAGATAGCGGTAGCGAACCCTGGCGTTGGATGGTAGGTATGGAAGCTTTGCCAGCATTAATTTATACTTTTTTAGTACTGGTTATCCCGCAAAGCCCCCGTTGGTTAATCGCACAGGGTAAAATTGAAAAAGCTCGAAGTATTTTATCGAAAATTGATACTTCTAAAAACTTAGACGATAAGATTGCTGAAATTAAGCGGCAAGCCGATCATGGAAAATCCAGTCATGAAACCATTTTTATGAAAAAGTATCGTAAACCTTTGATATTAGCTTTTCTTATTGCCTTTTTCAACCAGTTCTCGGGAATTAACGCTCTTCTCTATTACGCCCCAAGGATTTTTGAAGAAGCTGGTTTAGAAGAAAGTGCTTCTCTGCTTAGCAGTATTGGTGTTGGTGTAACCAATATTATTTTCACCTTCATGGCCTTATTTTTAATCGATCGCTTAGGGCGACGTACTTTAATGTTTATAGGTTCTATAGGCTACATTATTTCTTTATCCATGGTATCTGCCGCTTTCTTTTTAGATTGGGGCGGCATGAGTGTACCTATCTTTATCTTTATTTTTATCGCCGCTCATGCTATTGGACAGGGCTCGGTTATTTGGGTTTTTATTTCTGAAATTTTCCCTAATCACCTACGTGCGAGTGGACAGGCTTTTGGATCGTCTACTCATTGGGTACTGGCCGCCATCATCCCTTCACTGGTTCCCGTTTTATTTGGTAGTATTGGTCCGGGATGGGTTTTTGCCTGCTTTGCATTTATGATGGTTTTGCAATTGTTGTATGTGAAATTTATGATGCCAGAAACCAAAGGCAAATCTCTGGAAGACTTAGGCCTGGGATTATCTGCAGCAGAAGAATAA
- a CDS encoding YpdA family putative bacillithiol disulfide reductase, translating to MQIHNDTYDIVIIGGGPIGIACGLEAEKHGLTYLILEKGCLVNSLYHYPTNMTFFSTSEKLELDGIPFISNNPKPRKAEALEYYRRIATSNQVNIHLFEKVTEVKSNSTIKEVITTKGFYKAKNVVIATGFYDIPNYIGVQGEELPKVAHYYNDPHYYATQKTIVVGASNSAVDAALEIYRKGGEVTMIVRAEDIGPRVKYWVRPDIVNRIEEGSIKAYFNSSIKEIKEKEVIVQTPDGETTLENDFVLLLTGYRPNFEFLDNIGISLKDEDKKIPMYDENTMETNIPGIYLAGVICGGMETHKWFIENSRIHAKLIVADIIG from the coding sequence TTGCAAATTCATAACGATACTTACGACATTGTAATTATAGGCGGCGGTCCAATTGGGATTGCATGTGGTCTGGAAGCTGAAAAACACGGCCTCACCTATCTGATCCTGGAGAAAGGATGTTTGGTGAACAGCCTTTACCACTATCCTACTAATATGACTTTCTTTTCAACATCAGAAAAATTAGAGTTAGATGGCATCCCCTTTATAAGCAACAACCCTAAACCAAGAAAAGCTGAAGCTTTAGAATATTATCGCAGGATCGCAACGTCTAACCAGGTGAACATTCATTTGTTCGAAAAGGTTACGGAAGTAAAATCAAATTCTACTATAAAAGAAGTTATCACTACAAAAGGTTTTTATAAAGCAAAAAATGTGGTGATAGCCACCGGATTTTATGACATTCCAAATTATATTGGTGTGCAGGGAGAAGAACTCCCTAAAGTAGCGCATTATTACAACGATCCTCATTATTACGCTACTCAAAAAACCATTGTTGTTGGCGCTAGTAATTCGGCAGTAGATGCTGCTTTAGAAATTTATAGAAAGGGCGGTGAAGTGACAATGATTGTACGGGCCGAGGATATTGGGCCTCGTGTAAAATATTGGGTGCGACCAGATATTGTTAACAGAATAGAAGAAGGCAGCATTAAAGCCTATTTTAATTCTTCTATTAAAGAGATTAAAGAAAAAGAAGTAATTGTACAAACGCCCGATGGCGAGACGACTCTAGAAAATGATTTTGTGCTATTATTGACGGGATATCGCCCTAACTTCGAGTTTCTGGATAATATCGGAATTTCTTTAAAAGACGAAGATAAAAAAATCCCGATGTATGATGAAAATACCATGGAAACCAATATTCCCGGAATTTACCTTGCCGGAGTAATATGCGGAGGGATGGAAACCCATAAATGGTTTATAGAAAATTCCAGAATTCACGCCAAACTTATAGTCGCCGATATCATTGGATAA
- a CDS encoding glycoside hydrolase family 43 protein has protein sequence MKIVNTFFIVFVCILYGGNLHAQQKSDSAFIFEPTQNPLFTHKYTADPAALVEGDMLWLFSGHDYEGGQQGYKMKDWLVFSTKDMKTWEEHPVPLKITDFEWATSGDAYAGHVAKRYGKYYWYISTNWNGIGVAVADKPEGPYKDALGEPLLTNEDCFASTHSWTCIDPAIFIDEDDQPWIFWGNGVCYYARLKDNMIEIEGDIKKIDFDGFEFTEAPWVHKANGKYYLTYATGFPEKIAYAMAEDIEGPYEYKGILNEIAGNSNTNHQSIVAFNNDWYFIYHNGGIQTDGSSYSRSVCIEKMEYNDDGTIKPIVMTTKGIYNEE, from the coding sequence ATGAAAATAGTAAACACTTTTTTTATCGTATTTGTATGTATACTCTATGGAGGTAACTTACATGCACAACAAAAATCAGATTCTGCATTTATTTTTGAACCTACACAAAATCCGCTTTTTACCCACAAATATACAGCAGATCCGGCTGCTTTGGTAGAAGGTGATATGTTATGGTTGTTTAGCGGGCATGATTACGAAGGAGGGCAACAAGGTTATAAAATGAAAGATTGGCTCGTGTTTTCTACTAAGGATATGAAAACCTGGGAAGAACATCCAGTACCATTAAAAATTACCGATTTTGAATGGGCAACCAGTGGAGATGCCTATGCCGGTCACGTTGCTAAAAGATATGGAAAGTATTACTGGTATATTAGTACCAATTGGAATGGAATTGGTGTTGCCGTAGCCGATAAACCAGAAGGCCCATATAAAGATGCGTTGGGAGAGCCATTATTAACTAATGAAGATTGCTTCGCCTCTACACATTCCTGGACGTGTATAGATCCTGCAATTTTTATCGATGAAGATGATCAGCCTTGGATTTTTTGGGGAAATGGAGTTTGTTATTACGCCAGGCTTAAAGACAATATGATCGAAATCGAAGGAGATATTAAGAAAATTGATTTTGATGGTTTTGAATTTACCGAGGCGCCCTGGGTGCATAAGGCTAATGGCAAATATTACCTGACGTATGCTACTGGGTTTCCAGAAAAAATAGCTTATGCTATGGCAGAAGATATCGAGGGGCCTTATGAATATAAAGGGATTTTAAATGAAATTGCAGGGAATAGCAATACCAACCATCAGTCAATCGTAGCATTTAATAATGATTGGTATTTTATTTATCATAATGGAGGCATTCAGACCGATGGTTCCAGTTATAGCAGATCTGTCTGTATTGAAAAAATGGAATACAATGATGATGGAACTATCAAGCCAATTGTAATGACAACCAAAGGAATTTATAATGAAGAATAA